The window TTGGTGGCAGTCCTTAACAGCTCTACACTCTCAAACACCTTCCCAACATGAAACTTTGGCTTATGAAGATCCTCTTCTCTGAAGGATTTGAACTTCAAATTGAGCTCTTCATCATCTGAATCAGGAGCCCACAAATCATCATTCTTTGACATGTCTTCATCAGAGTGGTATGCTTGTTTTCCTTTCTGTTGTTTGGTAGGAACTACTCTATCTTTCCCTTTTTGCCTTGCTTTCTCGTTTGATTTCTTTTCATCTCTCTGCTTAGGTTCATCCTCATCTACATTATCTGCATataaatcatcatcatcatgtcctaccTCATTGTCACTGTCCACAAGCATATCAGGTtcataatcttcatcatcactaCTTGCTCCATCCTCTTCTTCCATTGCATAGTTCACCTGGTTTTGCCTGGCACTCCTCCTCACTCTCAGATTTCCACCTGCATCACCTTCTAGCTCTGCATGTTCTTCATCTCTTTGATTACCATCCTCTATCTCAAATGATGCCCTCTTAACAAACTCAAACTGGTTGACATCCTCCTCCTCATCACAATCAGGATACGCAACTTGAATAGGAATATGTGCCACATGTGTCTCTGCTTCCTCTCCTTTTCCCGCCTCTGCTTCTAGTTGAACTTCTCCATGCTCTGCTTCTGCCTCACCTTCTCCATGCTTTGCTTCTGCCTCAGCATTCTCTACATTCTCTGCATTGCTATGAACTCTTCTTGTTGGGCTGAAAATTGGTGGCAGAGTAGCTCTTGGATGATTCACAACATCATCCTCACTAAGGTTTGCACAGAAGCTATCATCATGATCCAAAAAGAGACTGAAAAAGTGGTGACCAATATCAAGAAACATTAGCATTCTGGATGCCTGTTCATCATTAGTAATTGCCCTGAGACCATTTCTGCTAAGTGTGAGGATGGGGACACAACAGAAAACCTTAACCCTCCCTGCCATCTCATAACCTAGTTCTTCCACAAGATTTTCAATCATAATAGGAGACCAGGTGACCCTTTCAACTTGATCATACCAAATGGCACGTCCATCTACATAAGAACGGTTACTGCCTTGGCCAACAAAAAATCCACCATGGTTGATCTGCACCGAAAAATTGCTGCTTCGACGACCTGACAGAACAACAACagcagtatatgcatcacaatcgatGATATCTTCAATTTGGTAACCTCTCAAAAACCCTAAGCCCCAATTCCCTTAACCCCCAATTCCTGACTGAAAACCCTAGAACAATCGGTCCTACCATGCAACTAGAACACATCTATGATGGAAATGCGGCCCTAAAAGGAGGTCTTTTGACGATCAAAACGCACAAAGAGGCTCGGGTTCCATTGGGGGCGGATACTTGCTGTACACAGGGGGTGGCGCCCTTCTGCGCGGCGAACGGGGCCCATCCCCGACGCCTCCGACGAGAAGAGCACgctcggcggcgccgtccgtgcaaCCGCTGACGAGCTCCATGCCTCAACTCGCCTGCACCGTCGACGATTGCCGGGGGCGGCGGCGTCGCCTATGCAGCAGGCGCTCCCCTGTTTCTAATCGAAGACGAAGAGGCGACGTGACTGGAGGAGGGGTGAATGGATGGATTCCGTTGTGGCCAGGAGGCTAAATGCAAAAGAGCGACGGCGACGCCTCCGCGGTTCGCCACCTGGCTTGGACGACTGGTCAACACGTGGTCAACAGCGCTATACCCACTGTGTACGTGCTACAGTGACCGCATTTTCACGTCACATCATATTCAGTGACCGTATCGAGCGTATTCCCAAGTTCAGTGACCGTATCGTTCTTCAGTCGCAACTATAGTGACCATAAGTGTATTTATCTCTTTAGGTTGTAATATGGACTTCCCTCTGTGTGAGGAGAAGTGACGGCGCCCCTGCGAAGTCAAGGAAACGCAAGCCGCCGTACCACTTCCGTGCAAAACGCTACCAAACTTGGGAGTCCATGCAAGAAAGGCGCAAGGAAGGGATGCAACCGAAGTCGGGAGGACGACGGCGGGTCGATCGGCGGCCGTGAGCGAAACACCGGCCGACTAGGCTACACGCATAGGCCGTCACCTAGAGAAGCAACGAGCAATGCTTTGCCTTACTCCGTTGGTGAAGCAACGCAAAAAAAGATGACTAGCAACGAAACCTTCCTTTGCTTGGTTTACTTCCCGGCCTGGCTCACTCCACCCGTTTGCTTGCCACCTTAAAGAAAGCAATGCAGATGGATAAGCAGATGACCGGCCGCCCCGGCGTGAATCCATCCATCTAAAACCCCTGACCCGAAGCTAGCAGAGTGGCCGGAGGCACCATGGGGCTGTGCTCGTCGGTGCTGCGGCGGAGGGCGAGGAACCGGCATCCGGAGCCGAGGCGCGGCACGCCGACGGCGATGTACGTCGTCAGAGGCGAGGGCGACCGCCGACCGGAGCCGCTGGTGCTCCGGGTGCAGGACTCCGGCCGAACGCAGCTCcagaaaccgcctgccaatgtgGCGCCCAGAAGGCACGAGAGATGCAGCCGGCAGCAAGGCGCGGACGCGCCGGACAGGATGGTCTCCTGCGCTCATGCTCCTCGGCTGGGTACTACCAGAAGCGCCGCAGGGGTCGAGCCAAGTGCACAGCCGTCCACGCTcaagacgacgacggcgacggccgGCCGAGGGAACCCGATGACGCAGGGTCGGTACGGGACGCCGTCGACGGCACCACCGACGACAACGGCCTCGCCGCTCATAGTGCCAGGGacgccggcgtcggcggcgatgacgCCGGGGCGGCCGGTGTGGCAGAGGAGGATACTGATGGGGATGCGGTGCGAGCTGCCGCGCTTCAGCGGCCTCCTGCTCTACGACGAGCACGGCCGGCCGGTGCACATCGCCACCCCGGGCCGAAGGAACCACCGCCAGGTATGAAGACTAAGCTTGCCTTTATTTACAACATATAGTTGCTTGAGTCATACGGAGTTCAGATTGATGTACTACGTTTTGACCTGTTTTTctccaggggaagaagaaggctGCCAGTGCCAGGACACCTTCCACCACAACTCTCAGGGACCTCCAATAGTTTGTTTGTTTGTTGCGACCAGTTGAGAGAATCTGAAGGAATGctctgctgtaaaacaacaaacacAAGTCATGTGCATATGTGATACTTATATGAAATGGATTCGTTCATCATAAAAGATAACGACCCCAATAACGCCCCGAAAGTTCGGAATCTGACCATGGCAAATCAAATGTTCTCGACAGCAATTTTAGCAACGCCAGGCGTGCGTGTCAACTAAACTTCCCATCCTCGCGTCATTAAAATTGCCACTGAAAACGTTCGATTTACCATGGTTCGGCCAAAAGGCCTTGCTTTACTGACCAAGCTTCTCATGTGATAAGacgatcttatattatggggcAGAGGGAGTAGTTAATTATGTCATATCACATTGTTGTAGACCAAGAATTGGTCGTGCAGGCAGGTTAAGGTTAAGGCCCGGCCTCCTGTTTAGCTCTGCTATGAAGTAAGCACAGCAACCCAGACAAGAAGCAAACTGAAACTGTGAACCCAGACACCTAAATGCCACGCTGCCTGACAGCACGCAATGCACATTGCAATCAATTAGGAGAGATGGGATACTTCTTTGCACATCAACTAATACACAGGCTGgataaaaaagaaaaaggagagagagccCCAACTCAACACTACCCAACAACAACAGGCTATATATGATTTCCCGCATGCTTCCTCCACTAGGCTTCTGTTTCTCTTCAGTCATCCCCAGCACATTCCAGCCATGGAGCCTGTCTAAAATCCCGAACCCGCGACCGGACCGGCGATAAGCGACGACGACGCCGTTGCACttccctccccccacccccacgGTGTCATGTCATCGGAGCCCGGCGGGGAGGAGACAGCCGTCCGCCGCGGCTGGCTTCTTCCGTTCTTCCGTCAGATCATCAGTGTCTATAACGCGAGCAACGACACGGTTAGCGAGAGCTGGCATACATGGTCAAGGGTCATCGATCACTTcccaaatctcaagcacttgttgtgTTTCACTTCGCCCATGCTCGATGGCGGTACCTGGGGCGCCTTTGTCGCTCGCTCCTTCGCCAGCTTCTCCATCGCGTTCACGAACTTCCGCAGGTGCCGGATGTACTCGGGGTACGTCTCCAGGTTGCAGTGGCCGCCGCCTTTCACCCACAGCGGCTCGTACTTCTCCTTCGCTAGCTCCCATAGGCGCTTGCCGTGCGAGAAGTCGACGATGTCGTCCGCCGTTCCCTGACATGTGATTCAGCAGGTCCAGATCAAACAAAAACCCAGCTGGGAGTGACCGTAAAGCATATCATAATCTTGAGTCTTGGCACAAAGATAGTGTAACCATAAACATTTTGAATTTCAGTTAATTAGACGTTTAAATAAAATATTTACGTCTGCATTCTGAGCAGGTTTCATGGGGGACATCAATAACCACAGATGTTCCATATGCATCAGGAGttcaggacaccaccaccaacaagttcttgTGGTGGGAAGGACTATCATATGTTTTTCTTTTATCTATTTTTGTAATAGTTTCAAAGGCGGAGAAGATAAGCTTCCTTTATGGAAAGGAACAAAATCATAGGAGTTCCATCAGAACACACAGATCAATGAGATAGACTTGCTATGAGAAAAAGATGACTGGACATCAATGCAAAAGGTAAGTGAGTCCCTACTCACATGTATAACCAGCACTGGACATTCGACCTGCTTTATTTTGTCGATGTTCTGCAAACATTGGCAGTAAGGTGATGATTGGGAGAATAAACGACCGGCATTTCAGAACCAAAGTGAAAAAGCGTGTAACCCAGACTTACCTTGAAGATATCAAACCAAAGTGTCACTTTCACTGGATACAAAACGCGTATGCCTGACAGAATACCGCTGTGAAGGACGACCCCTCTTAGTTTCTCCAAACGTGAGGCCAAGTGCAACGTCGGTCCGCTTCCAACTGATTGCCCATACAGGATCAGATCCTCTTGCCCTATCCCATACTCCTTTTTCAAACAGTCATAGACAGCCTCTATGTCGTAGTACGTGTTATACTCCGATGGCTGTCAAAGCGGAAAACAAGATCGAGAAAAGGAGCGTAGTTAGGTTTATGTATATTCCACACAAGGAAAAATGTAGCACTCAGCTACCTAATCTAAGTGCATACACATGAACGTGTCTACTATCATTTACTCTGTTATAACTCCAATTGTCTCCCATGTCAGTGTACAACAGTTCACAAAGCTATGTATTGCATATGGGAACAAGCACACGTGCTATAGTTCATTATCTGATTGGCCAAAGGAAGGTTTTGAGTAGGGACCGATAACCGATGAGTGTTGGGGCTGTTGGTCCCTTACTTTAGCAACTTTGTCAAAAGGATGACAACCAGAACAAAGGTAACATCATGGACTAGAATAGCAGAAAGCGAGTATGACTTTTGGGGTGTTTGTAGTGCATATGAATGAAAAAGCATGACCAACCATTTGCCGATGTCCTTTTATAGATGAGGCCAACAAAGATAGGAGTGGCTCATAATTATTATTTGCTTTTAAGAAAGGGTGCCCACACACCTATCGAAGAACACAAAGTTGATTATGGGAAAAGGATAGGGAGCGATGCAATCCAATAGTTGTCAGTAATTGATGAAACTGTGGCACTATCATATATACAGGAGACATCATGATCACAAAATTTGAGAGTTTATGTAGGAATGCGACGTGACAAAAAAGACAGCTTAACTGCAGATTTAAGCAACAGGAAAATCGCGTTCGAGTTGTTATAATTACTTGGGAATTCAGATTCTTACTTTTCCTGTAGAGGCCCCATATCCTGAATAGTCATAGCTGCACAGGAAAACCAAGTAAACAGATTTAGTAGATTCGTCGGAGTAAAATCCCGTCAGCAAGATCCACCAGGCAAGAAATCTGCAGTCCCATCAGATTCAGATAGAAACTACTTTTCAATTGGTGTAAAATACTCAAAAGTCTCAAAAGTCAAGCAGTAGACATCAACAAGATCCACCAGACACGAAATCTCACGAATATGAGATCTGCCAATATCCCATAGAAAACGCAAATTTGAAGATCTATTGGAGTGCCCACCAAAGGGAACATGCAGGTTGTCATCTGCAGTCCAACCACCACAAGGAAACAATGGTATACTACTACAATACTCAGCACTCTCAAATCTTCGATTCCTTGTAGTAAAACACAGCACCAAATGGACAAATCTATATGCCACATACGAAGTGACGTTTGAACGCTCATAGTCATTGGCAGATCGATGGCCACTAACAAGACTGACCGACTGACATTGCTGAAAGCAACAACAGCAGAATAGCACCCGTAGGATAGGAGAAATCGTCAGCATCAGAGCAGAACCTGATGATATAGTACAGACTGGTACTACAATAATTGAAGCCGTTGAAAAACCTGGGGTCTTCTCTCCGGATTAATTATAACCCCGGACCTAGTACTAATCAAAGGCAGGCGACTGGCCGTTTGTTTCTACCCCGGAATTGTGACTAGGATAGGATATCGTTGGAGCAGATTATCTCCACGAAGAAGCAAAACCCAAATTGTGTCTGAATCAAACTTTAAGAAAAAAAAATGGAAGCAGGCTGTATATTCAGCAGAGGAGTGATGAAACAGAGAAACAGATCTTCGCCAGGTCAATCAGAAAATTCCGAACGCCACCTAATTCATTGTTTATTCCCGGTTGGCtgactagcagacgacaaagatgaaGCTCCGATTAAATCCTCCTCGAACCGGATCAGCATGCGTTGATGCCAGAAAACAACTCCAGATACGGAATATTACGAGGAATACGACCAGCAACAGCCTGCCAAAATCCAGTCGGAAGGAGGCTGTGCGGAGGAGCTGCGAGATATTGACGAACGCAGAAGATGAACCTGAACATCGGTTGCGCAGGTCGCAGGTGAATGCAGGAGCATAACCCACATGATGTTGAGGGAAACTGGAGGCTacggaggagggggagggagagggggagacgggacggggtggggtggggtggctgACCACATGATGTTGACGCGGAGGTGGGAGCGGAGCTCCATGAAGAGGCCGAGCATCTGGCCGAGGTCGGCGGCGTTGCCGTGGGAGTAGAGCAGCGTGAGGCGCGCGGAGGGGTAGCGCCAGAAGGCGGCGACGACGCGGGTGCCGGCCCTGGTGGGCAGCGCGTGCACGTCGACGTTGGCGTCGGGGAGCACCCCCGTCATCCGCAGCCCGgccccgccctccgccgccgccacctcgtacGTCGCCGGCTCCGGCGGGAAGAAGGCCAGCCGCGCCGCCACCGACGACGTCACGTTCCCCATCCCCTCgggactccgcctccgcctccgccctccGCCCTCCGGGAACGGCTGGCTGGCTATTCCTGGGGGCCTCGGAATTCCGCAACGTGAGAGCCGGCCAGCTAGCGCTCCGCGCCTCCGCTTATGAGGGAGGCGCCCCGCTCCTTTTGGCCgggcctcctctctctcgctcgctgGCTCTGCTTTCGGTCTGGTTTGGTTTGGTCTGGTCTGGTTGTGTGGCGTGTCGAGGGAGGGGAGGGAGGATGGATGGGAAGGTTGGGTTTGGATGCCATGCTGCTGCTGCTTTCTACCAGTCCACTTCCGTTTCTCCTTCTCTTGGACGGGCGCGTGTAAATGCGGGGAGAAATGCAGGTGGGAGACAACGAGAGATCCTACTCTCCGGCCTGTACGGGAGTCGACGTACACAGTACGGAAATACAATGAAAACTTTTTCTGCCGGTTTGAGAAATGTTTGTGATTTCTCTCGTCCAAATTTAAGAAACGTGTATTGTATGCCCTCTTTGGttcataatactccctccgtcccgaattaaGTGACGCGGGAGAGAATTTTTTTGCACTAATGTCAGTTTTACACTATAGTCTAGTACATTTCAAACTTTGTCTTCAAGCTCCCTCCACCTCAACGATCCTTAGCACCTCGCCGGGGCAGGATCTCGCCGACACATCCTCTTCCTGCTCGCTTCCCTCAAGCTCCTACTGGCGCCCCTCAAATCTCCCTCCTGAAGCTGCTCGAGCTCGAGACTCTGCTTGCACTCCAGGATCTGCTTGCCAGAGATCCTTCTCCCCCTGCCGCCGGTGGAGCTCCTGCCCCCATGCGTCCTCAAGGTCCCGCTCGAGCTGGAGGCTCTGCTCGCCGGATCACCTCCCCGCCTGCCTCCTGCTCGAACTCCAGGCTCTGCTCGCCGGAGCTCCTTCTACCCCTGCCGTCAGTGGAGCTCCTGCTCGCCCTGCCCCACGGCCCCTGCAATTCACTGCACTCCAGGGCCGAGGCTCTAGGCTCATGGTGCTTCTCCTCCACAGCACCTGCAGTTCACCTTTTGCAAATTTAGACAGAATTTGGTGATTCCAGCAGCAACTCAATTTTAGAGGTAACTTTCCCTGAGATAAAAAAATGACTGCATGCATAATTTCAGATGGACTAACAAGACAGGTGGCTAGTACAGTGATAGTCAAATTTATGTGTGCTCGGCAATCAAAAAGTGGATTTGCTACAACAATTTTCAAGGATACAAAAACTAGAAATATGAAAATAGTCGAATAATAATTGCAAGTAAACCCCAATGCCACTTATAAGGTGGTAATATGAAAACAGAGATGCAAGAGTATTTTATAACCTAGCTAATGCTCATGTCAGTCAGGTTTGTAAGGGTGAAGTAAAATGCTCATAGTTACAGTTAAAGGATTTCTTGGTGTTGCCGAGCTGCGTGCAGGAGAGCTTGATGATCCTCTTCGCCCACATCCACTTGAGCAGGATCTTCATGTGGGTCTTGTTGTTCAGGCCGTCGATCGCAGCATCCTGTTCATGTTGGATCGTCAGATAATTTTCATCAGAGCAATCATTTGATTAGAGATAAGAAGTGGTATGGCATGAGCTCTGAATCACAAGCTCTTGATTAGATATAAACAGTAGTACTGCATGAGCTCGAAATGCTGCAACGATAAGCATGTCCTAACAGTACTAGTTAGAATGCCAGAATGTGAGAATGGATAAACAGATGGTCAATGTCCAGAAGGACATGACATTCCCAAGCGATTCAATAAAACATAACAAACTCGTGAAGTAACCACATTGAGCATCTACTCCCTCTTTTCCGCATTTGTTTTTCCATCAGACACGGTTTGTCCATCAAGTTCTTTTGAAACTTGCAGAATATAATCATCTTTCTTTTGTTTTTAGATACCAAAAGGCTATTGAATAAATCACTAGGCGAATGGGAGCAGGCATGGCTAAATTTATTTGCAGGGAGGTTTGTTAATCTAGATGACCCAATATACTCCAACagtttgaagaagcagcagcagtttACTCCAAAAGtttgaagcagcagcagcagcactccAGAAATAGCAGCAGCACCCATGAACATCACCACCAGCAGCAACAGCTACACCAGCAGCAGCAGTAACCAGCACATACCTGTAGGTAGTTTTTCAAAATATTCAGTTAGATTTACTGTCAAAATTCAGCGAACATTTAGTTAAATTTACTAATTTGAGTAAATTTATTGCTTaacaataccttgctgaaatagCTAGATGACTCTTTGCATGATTTACCCTTTGCAATAGCTAGATGACTTACCATTTGCTCCTTATTTAACAGGAGACGAGATGTTGCTGGATGAGGAAGAAGAAATTCATCGGGAAGCAATAAGACTCAGTGAACCTGTCACATAAGGAAAGATTTGTTGTTTATTTTGCTTTGAAAGTGATCAAGAGCAGAGATGGAGCTATTCAGCCAGAGGACAAGATACTCATTGCAAGCCTATTGAATACAGGCATACGAACTGTTGAAAGAATATGGAAAGATGCAAATAAACAAATTGCAGAAGGCCAAGAAGTGGTTGTCGCAAGCAAAAGACCAGGTAGAGTTGGAAGAAAGAGAAAGAACTTGGATCTGTCAAGGGCATCGACAATCCCACTCAACAGAAGGAGAACAGTTCGAGCTCTAGCAAAGTCTCTTGGTATTCCCCGCTCAACCCTACACAGGAGGTTCAAGTTAGGTGAGCTGAAGCGTGTCACTAGCACCGTGAAGCCTACCCTCAAGCCAAAGAATAAGCTTGCAAGACTGAAATTTTGCATGTCCATGCTCGATGAGCTTTGGATCTCAACTCCATGTCCTCTTTTCAAGCCAATGACAGACATGGTCCATATAGATGAAAAATGGTATGATATGACACGAGTGAATAATACGTACTATCTACTCCCAGAAGAACATACACCTAAGCGCCCCGTGCCGAATACGAACTACATTGGCAAGGTCATGTTCCTGACAGCCGTGGCCAAGACAAGATATAGTGATGATGGGGAGGTCATATTTGATGGCAAGATCGAGACTTGGGCCTTCGTCGAAGAGAAGGCGGCAGTCAGAACGAGTCAAAACAGAGTTAGGGGAACTAAAGAACTGAAAAATGTGAAAGTGAACAGAAATGTGATGAGGGATTATCTATGCAACAAGGTGATCCCTGCTATACAAGACAAATGGCCTGACGAATATATTGGAAGAACCATCTATATACAATAGGATAATGCCAAGCCACATGTCCTGCCTAATGACGTGGGTTTTCAAGAGGCTGTAGCACAAACGGATCTTGATATTCGGTTGTTACAACAGCCACCCAACAACCCCAATATGAATGTTTTAGACCTATGCTCGCACAATTCTCTTCAATCCCTAACTGATTGCTTATCACCTAAAAATATTCAGGAATTGGTAGAAGGTGTGGAGGAACAGTTCGAGAACTATGAGGTTCATAAGTTGTTTATAAGCTTTGTGGCACTCCAGGCAGTTATGATTGAGGTTATGAAAAATGAAGGAGGCAATGAGTATACGCTCCCGCATTTGCATAAAGATCACCATCAAAATGAAGGAAGGCCAGCAATCTTTCTATCTTGTGATGCTCGGCTAGTTGCTAAGACCAAGGCCCTTatagaggaaggagagagagagaggagtgaggGAAGGAGAGATTGAGAGGagtgagggaaggagagagagaggagttTTATCTTGTGTATTGTTATATTCAGATAATTGGAGAAATGTGGAGTATTGTGCATGTCTTGTCTTGTTTATTTAAATttgttggaatttattagaatttgGAGTATTGGATATTGATGATTATCTACTCATGGATAGTGCTACTCCATGGAACTTACTCATGTAAACAGAGCATCCAGGAGCAGCAGGATTGCACATAGTAATTAGCCTAGTACTCCAGGAGTAATTGTACTCATCTAGGAGTAAACAGAACATCCACCACACAGGGCCATCATAGCAGTACACACAAACCATAAACTAAATGCTAAATTGACAAGTTCCATGTTCTTGTGTGCTTGACCCAGCCAACCATCCTACTGAAATGAAAAAGGCAGAGCCATGTTCCATTTTCCTAACAAATGGCCTATTAACTCCCATTTCGAGTGAACTCCCTCTGCGCCCAGTTGACCCCCATTCCCCCTATATTATCCCCCATGTAATCTTTCTTCCTTGTGCAAATGAATGGAGGCAAAATCTAATGAAAACTGGCAGGTCAGTTTGAGGTTTTGAAACTGAATGTTGCTGATTTCTTCAGTTTCACTTTTAGGGAAGTGTGGACGTATGCATGTAGCTTCTCTTCTCGTTGTATGCTGCTAGACTAGCTTGATTGTGCTCAGTAGAAGAAGCAGTGCATCAACAGGAGCAACAACGCATGAGTTTGAATCATAGGACAGAGAAGTGGGAGGAAGAACTTACTAAC is drawn from Triticum dicoccoides isolate Atlit2015 ecotype Zavitan chromosome 6B, WEW_v2.0, whole genome shotgun sequence and contains these coding sequences:
- the LOC119323457 gene encoding alpha/beta hydrolase domain-containing protein 17C-like isoform X1, with translation MGNVTSSVAARLAFFPPEPATYEVAAAEGGAGLRMTGVLPDANVDVHALPTRAGTRVVAAFWRYPSARLTLLYSHGNAADLGQMLGLFMELRSHLRVNIMCYDYSGYGASTGKPSEYNTYYDIEAVYDCLKKEYGIGQEDLILYGQSVGSGPTLHLASRLEKLRGVVLHSGILSGIRVLYPVKVTLWFDIFKNIDKIKQVECPVLVIHGTADDIVDFSHGKRLWELAKEKYEPLWVKGGGHCNLETYPEYIRHLRKFVNAMEKLAKERATKAPQVPPSSMGEVKHNKCLRFGK
- the LOC119323457 gene encoding alpha/beta hydrolase domain-containing protein 17C-like isoform X2 codes for the protein MGNVTSSVAARLAFFPPEPATYEVAAAEGGAGLRMTGVLPDANVDVHALPTRAGTRVVAAFWRYPSARLTLLYSHGNAADLGQMLGLFMELRSHLRVNIMCYDYSGYGASTGKPSEYNTYYDIEAVYDCLKKEYGIGQEDLILYGQSVGSGPTLHLASRLEKLRGVVLHSGILSGIRVLYPVKVTLWFDIFKNIDKIKQVECPVLVIHGTADDIVDFSHGKRLWELAKEKYEPLWVKGGGHCNLETYPEYIRHLRKFVNAMEKLAKERATKAPQTLMI
- the LOC119326805 gene encoding uncharacterized protein LOC119326805, which encodes MGLCSSVLRRRARNRHPEPRRGTPTAMYVVRGEGDRRPEPLVLRVQDSGRTQLQKPPANVAPRRHERCSRQQGADAPDRMVSCAHAPRLGTTRSAAGVEPSAQPSTLKTTTATAGRGNPMTQGRYGTPSTAPPTTTASPLIVPGTPASAAMTPGRPVWQRRILMGMRCELPRFSGLLLYDEHGRPVHIATPGRRNHRQGKKKAASARTPSTTTLRDLQ
- the LOC119326056 gene encoding uncharacterized protein LOC119326056 → MFMGAAAISGVLLLLLQTFGDAAIDGLNNKTHMKILLKWMWAKRIIKLSCTQLGNTKKSFNCAVEEKHHEPRASALECSELQGPWGRASRSSTDGRGRRSSGEQSLEFEQEAGGEVIRRAEPPARAGP